One window of the Mycobacterium haemophilum DSM 44634 genome contains the following:
- a CDS encoding cell division protein SepF — protein MSTLHKVKAYFGMAPMEDYDDEYYDDRAPAHGYGRPRFEEGYGRYEGRDYDDPRGEPADYPPLGYRGGYPEEPRYSPVRPREFDRPDLGRPRLGSWLRNSTRGALAMDPRRMAMLFDEGSPLSKITTLRPKDYSEARTIGERFRDGTPVIMDLVSMDNADAKRLVDFAAGLAFALRGSFDKVATKVFLLSPADVDVSPEERRRIAETGFYAYQ, from the coding sequence ATGAGCACACTGCACAAGGTCAAGGCCTATTTCGGAATGGCTCCGATGGAGGATTACGACGACGAGTACTACGACGATCGCGCTCCCGCCCACGGCTACGGCCGTCCTCGGTTCGAGGAAGGGTACGGCCGCTACGAAGGGCGCGACTACGACGATCCACGCGGCGAGCCGGCCGACTATCCGCCGCTCGGGTACCGCGGCGGCTATCCAGAGGAGCCCCGCTACAGTCCCGTTCGCCCACGCGAGTTCGACCGGCCTGACCTGGGCCGGCCGCGCTTGGGGTCGTGGTTGCGAAATTCCACCCGCGGAGCGTTGGCGATGGACCCGCGCCGGATGGCCATGCTGTTTGACGAAGGCAGCCCGCTGTCGAAGATCACCACGCTGCGGCCTAAGGACTACAGCGAGGCGCGCACCATCGGCGAGCGGTTCCGAGACGGCACCCCGGTCATCATGGATTTGGTGTCGATGGACAATGCCGACGCCAAACGCCTGGTCGATTTCGCCGCAGGCTTGGCCTTTGCGTTGCGCGGCTCGTTTGACAAGGTCGCGACCAAGGTGTTCCTGCTGTCGCCCGCCGACGTCGACGTATCCCCTGAGGAACGTCGCCGGATCGCCGAAACCGGCTTCTACGCCTACCAATAG
- the pgeF gene encoding peptidoglycan editing factor PgeF: MSVRIRRVTTTRAGGVSAPPFDSFNLGDHVGDDPAAVAANRARLAAAIGLGADRVVWMNQVHGDRVEVVDEPQRAAVGGTVGTDALVTRTTRLALAVVTADCVPVLLADARAGVAAAVHAGRVGAQRGVVARAVEAMLGLGAHVGDISVLLGPAVSGRNYEVPAAMADEVEAALPGSRTTTSAGTPGLDLRAGIACQLRDLGVTSIEADPRCTVADPTLFSHRRAAPTGRLASLVWME; encoded by the coding sequence GTGAGCGTTCGCATCCGTCGGGTGACTACGACGCGGGCGGGCGGTGTCTCGGCGCCGCCGTTCGATTCCTTCAACCTCGGCGACCATGTTGGTGACGACCCGGCGGCGGTGGCCGCTAACCGCGCCCGGCTGGCCGCCGCCATTGGACTGGGTGCCGACCGGGTGGTGTGGATGAACCAGGTCCACGGTGATCGAGTCGAGGTCGTTGACGAGCCGCAGCGCGCCGCTGTCGGCGGCACGGTGGGCACCGACGCCTTGGTGACCAGAACAACTCGGCTGGCGCTGGCGGTGGTCACGGCCGACTGTGTGCCAGTGTTGCTGGCCGATGCGCGCGCCGGGGTCGCCGCGGCGGTCCATGCCGGGCGGGTGGGCGCCCAGCGAGGCGTGGTAGCTCGCGCGGTGGAAGCGATGCTGGGCCTGGGCGCGCACGTTGGAGACATTTCGGTGCTGCTCGGTCCGGCGGTCAGCGGCCGCAACTATGAGGTGCCCGCAGCGATGGCCGACGAGGTCGAGGCGGCATTGCCGGGCAGCCGCACCACCACCTCGGCCGGAACTCCTGGCCTCGACCTACGGGCCGGAATCGCTTGCCAGCTCCGCGATTTGGGTGTCACGTCGATCGAAGCCGATCCGCGCTGCACGGTGGCCGATCCGACGCTGTTCAGCCACCGCCGGGCCGCGCCAACAGGGCGACTGGCGTCGCTGGTCTGGATGGAGTGA
- a CDS encoding nucleotidyl transferase AbiEii/AbiGii toxin family protein, translating into MTPPRLREGLDDLDALLGQAADALNRPFPFLEKDFWAMEVLRIAARDRRITLKDGTAGTVRTVFKGGTSLSRVYGLIDRFSEDIDLLVIFPDDGGGASENQRDKLLKGIQAEVHQHLGADEVRQELLLSTKGVKRDIKYHYPLRETVHTALTEGVTLEMGSRGGTEPAEQHTLRSIVADYAIAELGEPDDQWEEFTALEVNVLGAERTLLEKLAAVHTITSDATAVAPAGWGRHLHDIYWLLESESVREKHYDGDHLLGHVSISALYRHWARACNATPWRGSDSGSLHA; encoded by the coding sequence GTGACACCACCACGCCTGCGCGAAGGCCTCGATGATCTCGATGCGCTTCTCGGGCAAGCTGCCGACGCGCTGAATCGACCGTTCCCATTCCTCGAGAAGGACTTCTGGGCGATGGAGGTTCTTCGCATTGCGGCGCGCGATCGCCGTATCACTCTGAAGGACGGCACAGCAGGGACCGTACGAACTGTCTTCAAGGGCGGGACCAGCCTGAGCCGGGTCTACGGTCTCATCGACCGATTCTCCGAGGACATCGATCTGCTCGTGATCTTTCCCGATGATGGCGGTGGGGCCAGCGAGAACCAACGTGACAAGCTCCTCAAAGGCATCCAGGCTGAGGTTCACCAGCACCTCGGCGCCGACGAGGTTCGCCAGGAGCTCCTGCTGTCGACCAAAGGTGTGAAGCGAGATATCAAGTACCACTACCCGTTACGCGAAACGGTTCACACAGCACTGACCGAAGGGGTGACCCTCGAAATGGGGTCACGGGGAGGCACGGAGCCCGCAGAGCAGCACACCCTTCGATCGATCGTCGCCGACTATGCGATAGCAGAACTCGGGGAACCAGACGATCAGTGGGAGGAGTTCACGGCACTCGAGGTGAATGTCCTTGGAGCAGAACGGACTCTGCTCGAAAAGCTCGCGGCCGTGCACACGATCACTTCAGATGCCACTGCCGTCGCGCCCGCTGGGTGGGGCCGACATCTGCACGACATCTACTGGCTCCTCGAATCCGAGTCGGTCCGCGAAAAGCACTACGACGGTGATCACCTTCTCGGCCACGTGAGCATCAGTGCGCTTTATCGACACTGGGCACGTGCCTGCAACGCCACCCCGTGGCGTGGCTCGGACTCGGGAAGTCTGCACGCCTGA
- the murC gene encoding UDP-N-acetylmuramate--L-alanine ligase, which yields MVGIGGAGMSGIARILLDRGGLVSGSDAKESRGVHALRARGALIRIGHDASSLDLLPGGATAVITTHAAIPKTNPELVEARRRGIPVILRPAVLARLMDGRTTLMVTGTHGKTTTTSMLIVALQHCGRDPSFAVGGELGEAGTNAHHGSGDCFVAEADESDGSLLEYTPNVAVVTNIESDHLDFYGSADAYVGVFDSFVERLAPGGALVVCADDPGAAALAQRTAELGIRVLRYGSDDWPGETLAARLVSWEQQGTGAVAHIQLAGEPNPRVMRLSVPGRHMALNALGALLAAIEIGASTDEVLDGLAGFEGVRRRFELVGTCGVGHAPNSLVRVFDDYAHHPTEISATLAAVRKVLEQNGGGRCIVVFQPHLYSRTKAFASEFGRALDAADEVFILDVYGAREQPLAGVSGASVAEHVSVPVRYLPDFSAVAAEVAAVTGPGDVIVTMGAGDVTMLGPEIVAALRVRANRSAPGRPGVGR from the coding sequence ATGGTGGGCATTGGGGGAGCCGGGATGTCGGGCATCGCCCGCATCCTGCTGGACCGCGGCGGGCTGGTGTCTGGCTCAGATGCCAAGGAGTCGCGCGGTGTGCACGCGCTGCGGGCACGTGGCGCGCTGATCCGCATCGGACATGACGCGTCATCGCTGGATCTGCTGCCCGGCGGCGCTACCGCGGTCATCACCACCCACGCCGCCATCCCCAAGACCAACCCTGAGCTGGTCGAAGCCCGGCGGCGCGGCATTCCGGTGATATTGCGACCGGCCGTGTTGGCCAGGCTGATGGACGGGCGCACCACGCTGATGGTCACCGGCACACACGGCAAGACGACGACCACTTCCATGCTGATCGTGGCCCTGCAGCACTGCGGACGCGACCCATCCTTCGCGGTCGGCGGTGAGCTTGGCGAGGCGGGTACCAACGCTCACCACGGCAGCGGCGACTGCTTCGTCGCCGAGGCCGACGAAAGCGACGGCTCGCTGCTGGAATACACGCCCAACGTCGCGGTGGTCACCAACATTGAGTCCGATCACCTGGATTTCTACGGCAGTGCCGATGCTTATGTCGGGGTGTTCGATTCTTTCGTGGAACGGCTGGCCCCCGGGGGAGCGCTCGTGGTGTGCGCCGATGACCCCGGCGCGGCGGCGCTAGCTCAGCGCACGGCTGAACTAGGAATTCGGGTGCTGCGCTACGGTTCCGACGACTGGCCGGGCGAGACCTTGGCCGCCAGGTTGGTGTCGTGGGAGCAGCAGGGCACCGGAGCGGTCGCGCACATCCAGTTGGCCGGTGAACCGAACCCACGGGTGATGCGGCTATCGGTACCCGGGCGGCACATGGCGCTCAATGCGCTAGGCGCGTTGCTGGCGGCGATCGAGATTGGCGCGTCGACCGATGAGGTGCTCGACGGGCTGGCCGGTTTCGAGGGTGTGCGTCGCCGCTTCGAACTGGTCGGGACCTGCGGAGTCGGACACGCCCCGAACTCGCTGGTGCGGGTGTTCGACGACTACGCCCACCATCCAACGGAGATCAGCGCGACGCTGGCGGCGGTCCGCAAGGTGCTGGAGCAGAACGGCGGCGGTCGCTGCATCGTGGTGTTTCAGCCCCACCTATATTCGCGGACCAAGGCTTTTGCCAGCGAATTTGGTCGTGCGCTGGATGCCGCCGACGAGGTGTTCATCCTTGACGTCTACGGTGCCCGCGAACAACCGCTCGCTGGCGTCAGCGGAGCTAGTGTTGCTGAGCATGTCAGCGTGCCGGTGCGCTATCTACCCGACTTCTCGGCGGTTGCCGCGGAGGTCGCCGCGGTGACCGGCCCCGGCGACGTCATCGTCACGATGGGTGCCGGCGACGTGACCATGCTCGGGCCGGAGATCGTTGCCGCGCTGCGGGTTCGGGCCAACCGCAGCGCGCCCGGCCGGCCGGGAGTGGGGCGGTGA
- a CDS encoding nucleotidyl transferase AbiEii/AbiGii toxin family protein, whose product MTRTASVVMACTAVADDNGMRALRDVAAVADDIEYRVIGGHMVRLLRHVYNVPGIPRLTSDADTGIDVNVASTGDLHDRLTALGYIAECGNRYERGEQAVDLLVPTAAKPGKRIIGERAFDGAPGLRMALALPPIEVAVTARLTDGDMIEFEVPVPDVEAAFVLKMLARTVRDSKRDLQDIETLLEIVASQPEYRASPWRLDDPKITKAGERSDAARVAAQMISSPPTRVPARVRALLRRHVAIVSR is encoded by the coding sequence GTGACCAGAACAGCATCCGTCGTGATGGCCTGCACCGCGGTGGCCGACGACAACGGAATGCGTGCGCTGCGCGACGTGGCCGCTGTCGCCGACGACATCGAGTACCGTGTCATCGGCGGTCACATGGTGCGGCTGCTGCGGCATGTCTACAACGTGCCGGGCATACCGCGGCTGACCTCCGACGCAGACACCGGGATCGACGTAAACGTGGCGTCTACGGGCGACCTCCACGATCGGCTCACCGCGCTGGGGTACATCGCTGAGTGCGGCAACCGCTACGAGCGAGGTGAGCAAGCGGTTGACCTTTTGGTTCCCACCGCAGCCAAACCGGGCAAGCGGATCATCGGCGAACGAGCCTTCGATGGTGCGCCAGGGCTACGCATGGCGCTGGCCCTGCCGCCGATCGAAGTCGCTGTTACAGCCCGGCTCACCGACGGCGACATGATTGAGTTCGAAGTCCCGGTTCCCGACGTCGAGGCAGCATTCGTGCTGAAGATGCTGGCACGTACCGTTCGCGACTCCAAACGTGACCTCCAAGACATCGAGACATTGCTGGAGATCGTGGCGTCACAACCCGAATATCGCGCATCACCGTGGCGCCTGGACGACCCCAAGATCACAAAGGCCGGCGAGCGCAGCGATGCTGCGCGTGTGGCAGCGCAAATGATCTCCAGTCCGCCGACGAGGGTGCCGGCCAGAGTGCGGGCGCTGCTCCGGCGCCATGTCGCCATCGTGTCGCGATGA
- a CDS encoding DivIVA domain-containing protein — translation MPLTPADVHNVAFSKPPIGKRGYNEDEVDAFLDLVENELTRLIEENSDLRQRIEELDHELAAGGGAGAGPVVVAQPTQALPTFEPEPEPAKPAPVAAPAEISEEQAMRATRVLSLAQDTADRLTSTAKAESDKLLADARANADQILSEARLTAEAAVAEARQRADAMLADAQTRAEAQLRQAQEKADALQGDAERKHSEIMGTINQQRTVLEGRLEQLRTFEREYRTRLKTYLESQLEELGQRGSAAPVDSNADAGGFDQFNRGNN, via the coding sequence ATGCCGCTTACACCAGCCGACGTCCACAACGTGGCGTTCAGTAAGCCGCCCATCGGCAAGCGTGGCTATAACGAAGATGAGGTCGACGCCTTCCTCGACCTGGTTGAGAACGAGCTGACTCGGCTCATTGAAGAGAATTCCGACCTACGCCAGCGGATCGAGGAGCTGGATCACGAACTGGCCGCGGGTGGCGGTGCTGGTGCCGGCCCCGTTGTCGTTGCGCAGCCCACTCAGGCGCTTCCCACTTTCGAACCCGAACCGGAGCCTGCCAAGCCGGCACCGGTGGCAGCTCCCGCCGAGATATCCGAAGAGCAGGCGATGAGGGCCACTCGGGTGCTGAGCCTGGCTCAGGATACCGCCGACCGGCTCACCAGTACGGCCAAGGCCGAATCGGACAAGTTGTTGGCCGATGCGCGTGCCAATGCCGACCAAATTCTCAGCGAGGCTCGCCTCACGGCGGAGGCCGCCGTCGCCGAGGCCCGGCAACGCGCCGACGCGATGCTGGCCGACGCCCAAACCCGCGCCGAGGCCCAGTTGCGTCAAGCCCAGGAGAAGGCCGACGCCCTGCAGGGCGACGCTGAGCGTAAGCATTCTGAGATTATGGGAACCATCAACCAGCAGCGCACGGTGTTGGAAGGCCGACTCGAGCAGCTACGTACCTTCGAACGCGAGTACCGGACCCGGCTGAAGACCTATCTGGAATCTCAGCTCGAGGAACTCGGTCAGCGTGGGTCGGCTGCACCGGTCGATTCCAACGCGGATGCTGGTGGGTTCGACCAGTTCAATCGGGGTAATAACTAG
- a CDS encoding phage holin family protein: MLIIALVLALIGLVALVFAVVTSNELVAWVCIGASVVGVVLLIVDALRERQRIDAANDEGQEDEDAETAYVDYPEEVPAQTSADASAEAASDEAAESSTEDDTDTSEESAVTADGHGDDRAK; the protein is encoded by the coding sequence ATGCTGATCATTGCGCTGGTGTTGGCCCTCATTGGGCTCGTTGCGCTGGTGTTTGCGGTCGTCACCAGCAATGAGCTGGTGGCCTGGGTATGTATTGGTGCAAGTGTTGTGGGCGTGGTGCTGCTCATCGTTGACGCACTGCGGGAACGCCAGCGCATCGATGCGGCCAACGACGAGGGTCAGGAAGACGAGGACGCCGAGACCGCCTACGTCGACTACCCGGAAGAAGTTCCAGCGCAGACCTCAGCGGACGCCTCAGCTGAAGCGGCGAGCGATGAGGCGGCGGAGTCGTCGACGGAAGACGACACAGACACCAGCGAGGAATCGGCGGTAACCGCCGACGGCCACGGTGACGACCGCGCCAAGTAG
- a CDS encoding YggS family pyridoxal phosphate-dependent enzyme, which yields MAADLGPQRDRESELTHALAAVRSRLAAAAQAAGRNVGEIELLPITKFFPATDVAILSRLGCRSVGESREQEASTKAAELAELLGASREPKSCMHWHMVGQIQRNKARSLAQWAHTAHSIDSSQLVTALDRAVAAALADGRREQPLRVYVQVSLDGDVSRGGVNVTAPGAVDQVCAQVEESTSLELIGLMGIPPLGWDPDQAFDRLRSEHHRVLQSHPDAIGLSAGMSNDLEIAVKHGSTCVRVGTALLGPRRLRSP from the coding sequence ATGGCGGCGGATCTTGGCCCGCAACGCGACCGCGAATCCGAATTAACGCATGCACTGGCGGCGGTGCGTTCGCGGCTTGCGGCCGCCGCGCAAGCCGCGGGACGCAATGTCGGCGAAATTGAACTTCTACCTATTACTAAATTCTTTCCAGCAACTGATGTTGCGATTTTGTCTCGATTGGGGTGTCGGTCCGTTGGCGAATCGCGGGAACAGGAAGCGTCAACGAAAGCCGCTGAACTCGCTGAGCTGTTAGGGGCTTCTCGGGAGCCGAAATCGTGCATGCACTGGCACATGGTGGGCCAAATTCAACGCAACAAGGCGCGGTCGCTGGCGCAGTGGGCGCACACCGCTCACTCGATCGACAGCTCGCAATTGGTTACGGCGCTCGATCGGGCGGTAGCCGCGGCGTTGGCCGACGGGCGCCGCGAGCAGCCGTTGCGGGTCTACGTCCAGGTAAGCCTCGACGGCGACGTATCGCGCGGCGGCGTCAACGTCACCGCGCCCGGCGCAGTTGACCAGGTCTGCGCGCAGGTCGAGGAGTCGACAAGCCTGGAGTTGATCGGGTTGATGGGCATCCCGCCGTTGGGGTGGGATCCCGACCAGGCTTTTGACCGGTTGCGGTCAGAACATCACCGGGTATTGCAGTCACACCCGGATGCGATCGGGCTGTCCGCTGGCATGTCTAACGATCTTGAGATCGCGGTCAAACATGGTTCGACGTGTGTGCGTGTCGGTACCGCGCTATTGGGTCCGCGCCGGTTACGGTCACCGTAA
- a CDS encoding type II toxin-antitoxin system VapC family toxin, whose amino-acid sequence MPLVYFDASAFVKLLTTETGSSLASALWDGCDAALSSRLAYPEVRAALAAAARNHDLTKSELAAAEHDWDGFWAATRPVELTATVEQHAGRLARAHALRGADAVHLASALAVGDPGLIIAVWDRRLHAGAQAAGCRIAPAQLDP is encoded by the coding sequence GTGCCGCTCGTCTACTTCGACGCCAGCGCCTTCGTCAAACTTCTCACCACCGAGACAGGGAGCTCGCTGGCGTCCGCGCTGTGGGACGGCTGCGACGCCGCATTGTCCAGCCGCCTGGCCTACCCCGAAGTCCGCGCCGCACTCGCTGCAGCAGCCCGCAACCACGACCTAACTAAATCCGAGCTCGCCGCCGCCGAGCATGACTGGGACGGCTTCTGGGCCGCCACCCGCCCAGTCGAACTCACCGCGACGGTTGAACAGCACGCCGGCCGCCTCGCCCGAGCCCATGCCTTGCGCGGAGCCGACGCTGTTCACCTGGCCAGCGCGTTGGCTGTCGGCGACCCCGGCCTGATCATCGCCGTTTGGGACCGACGTCTGCACGCCGGAGCCCAAGCCGCCGGGTGCCGAATCGCCCCCGCCCAACTCGACCCCTAG
- the ftsZ gene encoding cell division protein FtsZ — protein sequence MTPAHNYLAVIKVVGIGGGGVNAVNRMIEQGLKGVEFIAINTDAQALLMSDADVKLDVGRDSTRGLGAGADPEVGRKAAEDAKDEIEELLRGADMVFVTAGEGGGTGTGGAPVVAAIARKLGALTVGVVTRPFSFEGKRRSNQAENGIAALRESCDTLIVIPNDRLLQMGDAAVSLMDAFRSADEVLLNGVQGITDLITTPGLINVDFADVKGIMSGAGTALMGIGSARGDGRSLKAAEIAINSPLLEASMEGAQGVLMSIAGGSDLGLFEINEAASLVQDAAHPDANIIFGTVIDDSLGDEVRVTVIAAGFEASGPGRTPVMGSTGGAHRIESAKAGALTSTLFEPVDAVSVPLHTNGATLSIGGDDDDVDVPPFMRR from the coding sequence ATGACCCCCGCACATAATTACCTTGCCGTCATCAAGGTTGTGGGCATCGGTGGCGGCGGCGTCAACGCCGTCAACCGGATGATCGAGCAGGGCCTCAAGGGCGTGGAGTTCATCGCGATCAACACCGATGCGCAGGCGTTGTTGATGAGCGACGCCGACGTGAAGCTCGATGTCGGCCGCGACTCCACTCGGGGTCTGGGCGCCGGTGCGGACCCGGAGGTCGGGCGCAAGGCTGCTGAAGATGCCAAGGACGAGATCGAAGAACTGCTCCGCGGGGCGGACATGGTGTTCGTCACCGCGGGTGAAGGCGGGGGCACCGGCACCGGCGGGGCACCCGTCGTCGCCGCCATCGCCCGCAAGCTGGGAGCGTTGACTGTCGGTGTGGTCACGCGGCCGTTCTCGTTCGAGGGTAAGCGGCGCAGTAATCAGGCCGAGAACGGCATCGCGGCGTTGCGGGAGAGTTGCGACACCCTCATCGTGATCCCCAACGATCGGTTGCTGCAGATGGGTGATGCCGCGGTATCCCTGATGGATGCGTTCCGCAGCGCCGACGAGGTGCTGCTAAACGGCGTGCAAGGTATCACCGACCTGATCACCACGCCCGGGCTGATCAACGTTGACTTCGCCGACGTCAAGGGCATCATGTCGGGTGCGGGCACCGCGTTGATGGGCATCGGCTCGGCGCGCGGCGATGGTCGGTCGCTCAAGGCCGCCGAAATCGCCATCAACTCCCCACTGCTGGAAGCGTCGATGGAGGGCGCGCAGGGCGTGCTGATGTCGATCGCCGGCGGCAGCGACCTGGGCCTGTTCGAGATCAACGAGGCAGCCTCGCTGGTGCAGGACGCCGCGCATCCAGACGCCAACATCATTTTCGGCACCGTCATCGACGATTCACTGGGTGACGAGGTGCGAGTCACCGTGATCGCGGCGGGCTTTGAAGCCAGCGGACCGGGTCGCACGCCCGTGATGGGAAGTACTGGCGGCGCGCACCGGATCGAGTCGGCGAAGGCCGGCGCACTCACGTCGACGTTGTTCGAGCCTGTCGACGCGGTCAGCGTGCCGTTGCACACCAACGGTGCGACCCTGAGTATCGGCGGCGATGACGACGACGTAGACGTGCCGCCGTTCATGCGCCGTTGA
- a CDS encoding PE family protein, whose protein sequence is MFDFTNTNASPTREDFNPSLSGLDASLLVDREAMWANPDGMTEVSTKMVEIAHQISIANAKKAPMVTKIPAPGKDSVSALLARFFNARAVMYQVHTDRGADIGKQLSWSLKDGASKYADTDESSKKNILDGLQGGDVRHTGVHGPYNESTKTSDNLASSKKVVVDTGAGVFPPGWEDSSHEDF, encoded by the coding sequence ATGTTTGATTTTACAAACACGAATGCGTCCCCCACCCGAGAAGACTTTAATCCGTCGCTATCAGGGCTGGATGCGTCGTTACTGGTAGACAGGGAAGCGATGTGGGCAAATCCTGATGGCATGACTGAGGTGAGCACCAAGATGGTGGAGATAGCTCACCAGATTTCGATAGCAAATGCCAAGAAGGCCCCGATGGTGACCAAGATTCCCGCGCCGGGGAAGGATAGCGTGTCAGCTCTGTTAGCGAGATTTTTTAATGCCCGCGCGGTGATGTACCAAGTGCATACCGATCGCGGCGCGGACATCGGCAAGCAGTTGTCCTGGAGCCTAAAGGATGGCGCATCTAAATATGCGGACACTGACGAGTCCAGCAAAAAGAATATTCTGGATGGTCTCCAGGGCGGGGATGTCCGGCATACCGGCGTTCATGGCCCATATAACGAGTCCACAAAAACTTCAGACAACCTTGCTTCCAGCAAGAAGGTTGTTGTAGATACTGGTGCCGGGGTTTTTCCGCCTGGTTGGGAGGACTCTTCTCACGAGGACTTTTAA
- a CDS encoding cell division protein FtsQ/DivIB produces MTEPNEGVPADLVADSADADSSITEPLVVGAQDDQTPGDHDEFEGPRRRARRERAERRAAQARATAIEEARREAKRRIHGQISNEPNPPKPVARGVVRGLKMLLATVILSIAGVGLGLVLYFTPAMSARNVVVTGIETVTREEVLDAARVRLGTPLLQINTNQVADRVAAIRRVASARVQRQYPSALRITIVERVPVVVKDFPDGPHLFDRDGVDFATAPPPPALPYIDVGNPGPTDPETKAALVVLLALRPEVAGQVARIAAPSVSSITLTLTDGRAVIWGSTDRAEEKAEKLAALLTQPGRTYDVSSPDLPTVK; encoded by the coding sequence GTGACCGAACCGAACGAGGGAGTGCCGGCCGATCTGGTGGCCGATTCCGCGGACGCCGACAGCTCGATCACCGAGCCGCTGGTCGTCGGGGCGCAGGACGACCAAACGCCGGGCGACCACGACGAGTTCGAGGGGCCGCGCCGACGGGCCCGCCGTGAGCGGGCTGAGCGCCGCGCCGCGCAGGCGCGCGCCACCGCGATCGAAGAAGCCCGCCGCGAGGCCAAACGCCGCATCCATGGGCAGATCAGTAACGAGCCCAACCCCCCCAAACCGGTTGCGCGCGGCGTTGTTCGGGGCCTGAAGATGCTGCTCGCCACGGTGATCTTGAGTATCGCCGGGGTCGGGCTCGGGTTGGTCCTCTATTTCACGCCGGCGATGTCGGCGCGCAACGTCGTGGTCACCGGGATTGAGACGGTGACCCGCGAAGAGGTCCTCGATGCGGCCCGGGTGCGACTTGGGACACCGCTCCTGCAGATCAATACCAACCAGGTCGCCGACCGGGTAGCAGCGATCCGGCGAGTAGCCAGCGCGCGGGTACAGCGTCAATACCCGTCGGCGCTGCGGATCACCATCGTTGAGCGAGTGCCCGTGGTGGTGAAGGACTTTCCCGATGGCCCGCACCTTTTTGACCGCGACGGCGTCGACTTCGCGACCGCGCCGCCGCCACCGGCGTTGCCCTATATCGATGTCGGCAATCCCGGACCCACCGACCCGGAGACCAAGGCCGCGTTGGTGGTATTGCTCGCGTTGCGTCCCGAGGTCGCAGGTCAGGTGGCCCGGATTGCAGCCCCGTCGGTGTCGTCGATCACCCTCACCCTGACCGACGGGCGGGCGGTGATCTGGGGGAGCACCGACCGCGCCGAGGAGAAGGCCGAGAAGCTGGCCGCGCTATTGACGCAGCCTGGGCGGACATACGACGTGTCTAGCCCCGATTTGCCGACCGTGAAGTAG
- a CDS encoding YggT family protein, producing MALFYQILGLALFVFWLLLIARVVVEFIRSFSRDWRPSGVTVVILEIIMSITDPPVKLLRRLIPQLTIGAVRFDLSIMVLMLVAFIGMQLALGAAA from the coding sequence TTGGCGTTGTTTTATCAGATCCTTGGGCTGGCGCTGTTTGTTTTCTGGCTGCTGCTGATCGCCCGGGTTGTTGTCGAGTTCATCCGCTCGTTCAGCCGTGACTGGCGTCCCAGCGGTGTCACTGTGGTGATCCTGGAGATCATCATGTCGATCACCGATCCGCCGGTGAAGCTGTTACGGCGGCTGATTCCGCAACTCACTATCGGCGCGGTCCGCTTCGACCTGTCCATTATGGTGCTGATGCTGGTTGCGTTCATCGGCATGCAATTGGCTTTAGGCGCTGCGGCCTGA